The Alnus glutinosa chromosome 7, dhAlnGlut1.1, whole genome shotgun sequence genome includes a region encoding these proteins:
- the LOC133874109 gene encoding uncharacterized protein LOC133874109, whose protein sequence is MSSGSVRRVSRQDIQLVQNLIERCLQLYMNQKEVVETLLDQAKIEPGFTELVWQKLEEENREFFKAYYLRLMVKHQINEFNRLLEQQVQLMRQIDPTGVASLPTSNGSHISPLHQNSARYAPEHARSAVKAENIHHPMGLSLPNTFANGGSLLNPSMHTALEMSTHASRLDVPPNLLSAQSLNVGMIHGINGGMIKSETGYTGSSTYMFDSDGNVPEVRPTIGDTSVASYTSVESNAQPLTEPILDADTSSFGFLGQIPRNFSLSDLTADFSQSSDILESYPRSPFLDSENFLDSRDRGEHQGDTRRLDTISEGLSYDDFGSE, encoded by the exons ATGTCGAGTGGATCCGTTAGAAGGGTCTCGCGGCAAGATATACAACTG GTGCAAAATCTTATAGAACGATGTCTTCAGCTATACATGAATCAGAAGGAAGTTGTGGAGACGCTGTTGGATCAAGCCAAAATAGAGCCTGGTTTTACAGAACTTG TTTGGCAGAAGCTTGAAGAAGAAAACCGAGAATTCTTCAAGGCGTATTATCTTCGTTTGATGGTGAAGCACCAAATAAATGAATTCAACAGGTTGCTTGAGCAACAGGTGCAGTTAATGCGTCAGATAGATCCAACTGGAGTTGCTTCATTACCTACTTCAAATGGATCTCATATCTCACCCT TGCACCAGAACTCAGCTCGCTATGCCCCCGAGCATGCAAGATCGGCTGTGAAGGCAGAAAACATCCACCACCCTATGGGTCTGAGTTTACCTAATACATTTGCTAATGGTGGATCATTATTGAACCCAAGTATGCACACTGCTCTGGAAATGTCTACTCACGCTAGTAGGCTTGATGTCCCACCAAATCTGCTATCAGCTCAGAGCTTAAATGTGGGTATGATTCACGGGATAAATGGGGGAATGATCAAATCAGAAACTGGATATACAGGGAGTTCTACTTACATGTTCGATTCTGATGGAAATGTCCCAGAAGTGCGTCCAACAATCGGGGATACATCTGTTGCATCTTACACTAGCGTAGAGTCCAATGCACAACCCTTGACTGAACCAATTCTGGATGCGGACACTTCTTCATTTGGATTTTTAGGTCAGATTCCTAGAAATTTCAGTCTCTCAGACCTGACAGCCGACTTTTCTCAGAGTTCTG ATATACTGGAGAGTTACCCTCGGTCACCCTTCCTTGATTCTGAAAACTTCCTTGATTCTCGTGATAGGGGAGAACATCAAG GAGACACTAGAAGGTTGGACACTATATCAGAAGGTTTGAGTTATGATGACTTTGGGAGTGAATAG
- the LOC133874237 gene encoding two-component response regulator ARR9 → MGMATESQFHVLAVDDSLIDRKLIEKLLKTSSYQVTTVDSGTKALEFLGLHEDDQSNPNTAPVFPNNHQEVEVNLIITDYCMPGMTGYDLLRKIKESSSLRNIPVVIMSSENVPSRINRCLEEGAEEFFLKPVRLSDVNRLKPHIMKTKLKDQKQENTDDDDDESGNPVLQSQEEHPQRQQQQQQHHHQHSNSNKRKALEEGLSPERTRPRYNGVTTVV, encoded by the exons ATGGGCATGGCTACCGAGTCGCAGTTTCATGTTTTGGCTGTTGATGACAGCCTCATAGATAGAAAGCTGATTGAGAAGCTCCTCAAGACCTCATCGTATCAAG TTACTACAGTTGATTCTGGTACAAAGGCTCTAGAGTTTCTGGGTTTGCATGAAGATGACCAAAGCAACCCAAATACAGCCCCTGTTTTCCCAAACAATCATCAG GAAGTGGAAGTGAATCTTATTATTACAGATTACTGTATGCCTGGCATGACAGGCTATGATTTGCTCAGGAAAATCAAG GAGTCTTCTTCCCTGAGAAACATACCAGTGGTGATTATGTCATCTGAGAATGTGCCTTCAAGAATCAACAG ATGCTTGGAAGAAGGAGCAGAAGAGTTTTTCTTGAAGCCAGTAAGACTATCAGATGTGAATAGGCTTAAGCCACAtataatgaaaacaaaattgaaggatcaaaaacaagaaaacacagatgatgatgatgatgaatcAGGAAACCCAGTTCTTCAATCACAAGAAGAACACCCGCAGCggcaacagcaacagcaacaaCACCACCACCAACATAGCAATAGTAACAAGAGGAAGGCCTTGGAAGAAGGGCTTTCACCTGAAAGAACAAGACCCAGATACAATGGCGTCACCACAGTGGTCTGA